A region of Bos javanicus breed banteng chromosome 17, ARS-OSU_banteng_1.0, whole genome shotgun sequence DNA encodes the following proteins:
- the LOC133228417 gene encoding small ribosomal subunit protein uS14-like, giving the protein MGHQQLYWSHPRKFGQGSRSCRVCSNRHGLIRKYGLNMCRQCFHQYEKDIGFIKLD; this is encoded by the coding sequence ATGGGTCACCAGCAGCTCTACTGGAGCCATCCGAGAAAGTTCGGCCAGGGTTCTCGCTCTTGCCGGGTCTGCTCAAACCGGCATGGTCTGATCCGGAAATACGGCCTCAATATGTGCCGCCAGTGTTTCCACCAGTATGAGAAGGACATCGGCTTCATTAAGTTGGACTAA